Proteins co-encoded in one Malus sylvestris chromosome 9, drMalSylv7.2, whole genome shotgun sequence genomic window:
- the LOC126583646 gene encoding beta-glucuronosyltransferase GlcAT14B-like, producing the protein MKKLKSYYSHLRHHQTIELKWIFPLAIGSIVSLFLLFLTTLTWSGGTPLLPFYRSFSISSSVFIESKLHPIPVSSLPPPPRFAYFISGSIGDGNMLKRTLQALYHPHNRYVVHLDLESPPKERTDLQNYVSTHPVFIRFGNVKMISKANLVTYRGPTMVANTLHAAAILLREGGDWDWFINLSASDYPLVTQDDLLHTFSYLPRDLNFIDHTSNIGWKEYQRAKPIIVDPGLYMTKKADVFWVTQRRSVPTAFKLFTGSAWMALSKPFVDYCIWGWDNLPRTVLMYYANFISSPEGYFHTVICNAQEFRNTTVNSDLHFITWDNPPKQHPHHLNLADMQRMVDSNAPFARKFRQDDPVLDKIDSALLFKGPGMLVPGGWCIGKRDNGSDPCSDIGSTTILRPTPGAKRLEVLISSLLSNEKFRPKQCK; encoded by the exons atgaagaagCTCAAGAGCTACTACTCCCATCTGAGGCACCACCAGACAATTGAGCTCAAATGGATCTTCCCCTTGGCGATTGGCTCCATTGTCtccctcttcctcctcttcctcaccACCCTGACGTGGTCCGGCGGCACACCGCTGCTCCCCTTCTACCGCTCCTTCTCCATCTCCAGCTCCGTCTTCATAGAATCCAAGCTCCACCCGATTCCCGTCTCCTCCCTCCCGCCGCCGCCGCGCTTCGCCTACTTCATCTCCGGCTCCATCGGCGATGGCAACATGCTGAAGCGGACCCTCCAGGCCCTCTACCACCCGCACAACCGCTACGTCGTCCACCTGGACCTCGAGTCGCCGCCCAAGGAGCGGACTGATCTGCAGAATTACGTTTCTACCCACCCCGTTTTTATCAGGTTTGGGAATGTGAAGATGATCAGCAAGGCCAATCTCGTCACTTACAGGGGCCCGACTATGGTGGCCAACACCCTCCACGCGGCCGCCATTTTGCTGAGGGAGGGCGGCGATTGGGATTGGTTCATCAATCTCAGCGCTTCTGATTACCCACTTGTTACTCAGGATG ATCTGCTGCACACGTTCTCATACTTGCCGCGGGATCTTAATTTCATCGATCATACGAGCAACATTGGATGGAAAGA GTATCAAAGAGCGAAACCGATAATTGTGGATCCGGGTTTGTATATGACCAAGAAAGCTGATGTTTTTTGGGTTACACAGCGAAGGAGTGTGCCAACAGCTTTCAAACTTTTTACAG GTTCTGCGTGGATGGCACTTTCAAAGCCTTTCGTTGATTACTGCATATGGGGCTGGGACAACCTACCTCGAACTGTTCTCATGTACTATGCAAACTTTATATCGTCCCCGGAGGGATACTTTCACACTGTCATCTGTAATGCTCAAGAGTTCCGCAACACAACTGTGAATAGTGACCTACATTTTATAACGTGGGACAACCCTCCCAAGCAACATCCTCACCACCTTAACCTTGCAGATATGCAAAGGATGGTCGACAGCAATGCTCCCTTTGCAAGAAAGTTTCGCCAAGATGATCCAGTGCTTGACAAAATTGATTCTGCGTTATTGTTTAAGGGTCCTGGCATGCTTGTTCCTGGTGGTTGGTGCATAGGAAAAAGGGACAATGGGTCCGATCCATGCTCTGATATTGGCAGTACCACAATCCTCAGGCCTACCCCTGGAGCAAAAAGGCTCGAGGTTTTGATCAGCTCTCTATTGTCCAATGAGAAATTCCGACCAAAACAGTGCAAATGA